Genomic window (Aestuariirhabdus haliotis):
TGCAAGCTTCTCGTAGGTTAGCGCCAGCTCATCCAGCGCAGCCATCAAGGTTTCGGATACAAACCGACCGCCATAGGGACCAAAATGCCCCCCCGCATCAGGCATGTTCAACAACTCTTCGGTACTCATTTTAATATCTGACACTGGCTACCTCTCTTGTAAACGCCAGAATTTTTTGGTGATCCTTTATGCCGGGTGCGGCTTCAACACCACCACTCACATCCACAGCATAGGGCCGTACTGAGGCAATAGCTTGCCCCACATTAGCAGCATCAAGTCCACCGGCAAGAATAATTGGCTGGAGACTTGGGGGAACCAGGTCCCAATTAAAGACCTCTCCTGTGCCGCCCGGAACTCCTTTCTTATAAGTATCTAATAGCAATCCAAGAGCATCTGGATATAAAGTCATCTCCGCAGCAATTTGATCATGACTGCGAACTCGCAACGCCTTGATAAAAGGACGTGAGAAACTATTACAATAACTTGCTGATTCGTTGCCATGAAACTGCAACAGATCCAATCGGGTTTGATCGATTACTGCCTGCACTTCCAATTCAGGTGTATCGACAAACAAACCCACAGTTGTTACGAAAGGAGGTAGCTTTTGGATCACAGCCGCCGCATCGATTGGCGATATATATCGAGGGCTTGGAGGATAAAAAACGAATCCAAGCGCATTCACTCCAGCCTTTATTGCCGCAACAGCATCCTCAAGGCGGGTAATACCGCAAACCTTGACCCGCGTAACGTCCATTGAAATGCCTCAAATGATGCGATAGTAACAGATTGATTTCTCTTTGAGTATTGCAATTATGCCAGCAGGGGACCTAGAAACATGGGTCCTAAAATACCCGGCCTGGGCAGACTAAACTGCTCCGGATAACCTACATCAACGAAATACAACCCATAGGGTGGCGCCGTTACTCCCCCTCGAGCCCTGTCCTTGTGGTCAAGCACTTCCTGCGCCCAGCTAACCGGCTCTTTACCGGAACCAATGGCCATTAATACACCGGCTATATTTCGAATCATATGATGTAGAAATGCGTTCGCCTGAACATCAATCACAATCAGCGAACCAAACCGCTGAACCTTCAGATCCGTAATCGTTCGCACCGGGCTTTTGGCCTGACAACCGACAGCTCTGTAAGAAGAAAAGTCGTGCTCTCCCAACAGACAACGGGACGCCTCCTCCATCTTATCGACATCCAAGGGCCGGTAATTCCAGGTCACGCCTCTCGGCAAAATAGCAGATCGTGTAGGCTGATTAAGAATCACATAGCGATAGCGTCGATAAACGGCAGAAAAGCGAGCATGAAAGTCAGGATCCACTTCCTGAACCCAGTTGATGGCAATATCGTCTGGCAAATTAGCATTGGCACCAAAAGCCCACCCCCTTGGTGTCCGCTTGGCTGGAGAGTCAAAATGAATAACCTGATGACTCGCATGCACGCCACTATCAGTACGTCCTGCACAGACTACTGACACCTCATGGTTGGCCACCGAACCAAAAGCAGACTCTACATGACGCTGAACAGAAGCAATTCCTGAGCGCTGGGCCTGCCAGCCATGATAATCAGCCCCATCATACTGAACGCTTGCAGCATAACGACGAAGGGCAGAGTCTACAGACCCTGCCCCTTCATTCACTTCATTGATCATTATCCGATTTGATCTAACAGACCTTGAGCTTCTTTCAGTTGTGCTTCATCACCCTCTTTCAGCACCTCCTCCAGAATATCTCGGGCACCATCAACATCGCCCATATCTACATAGGCTCGAGCCAAGTCCAGCTTGGTAGAAGTTTCATTGGTTCCGGCCAGGAAATCGAACTCTTCATCCATTGAATCTTCACCCTCAACCTCAAATTCGGATGCCAGACTTTCAGTAGCCGCATCTAAGGCTGCCATGTCGGAACCGGAAGCCAAACCTTCAGCTAACTGATCAAAATCATCAGCACTGTCGGAATCAATCTCACTGAGATCGAGGTCACCCTTCGCTGGCTCGGCCACATTTTCAGCCACAGATACGTCTGCATCCATAGCTACTTCCAAATCAGGCTCCGCCTCCAACTCAAGATCAGCAGCCAAATCCTCTTCAGCATCACCAAGCTCAAACTCAATATCGGGAAGCCCCTTATCATCCGACGCATCGAAAAGCTCCTCCCCTAGAGATTCCTCTGCAGGAGCTTCGGGGTCATCAAGCGACAGGTCAAACTCATCATCAAGCTCAGCCGGAACCTCAGCTTCTGCTGCTAGATCCTCCGTCAGATCCAGACCCAACTCCTCAAGATCATCCGCCTCCGGCTCGCCACCCAAGGACAGATCAAGCTCGGCATCCGGCTCTTCAGTTATACCCGCCTCGAGATCTCCCAGATCAAACTCATCATTTTCAGCGTCGAGGGTTAATTCATTATCCAGGGTAAACTCATTATCATCGACTTCATCGAGGTTATTGATGTCGACATCCAGCGACGAATCCAATTCTAGAGGATCATCAAGTGACAACTCTTCCTTGGAATCCAGGCCAAAATCCAGCGAGTCTTCAGCATCAGATCCCGCCAGTTGCATAAAGTCATCTTCAGCCGTATCGACCTCAAGATCATCGAGAGAAAATTCCGCGGCATCCTCACCGGCACTCAAATCATCCAGGGACAAGGCTTCGTCGAGATCATCTACATCAAGCCCCTCAGCGCCGGCAACACCAGATCCCGCGGCTTCTAGAGCACCTGCTGGAAATTTGGCCTTCAGTGATTCCGCCTCCTGCATTGCGATGGAATCACCCAGAGCACTTAGCTCATTTTCCTGCTTGACAAAAGCAGGCGCGTCCTTCATTTCGGCATAAGCTTCAAGCAGCTTTACTCTCAAATCAGAGCGAGAAGGCTCCTTCACAATAGCATTAGTCAGCAGCTCAACGGCCTGATTGTAACGCCCATAAGCGATATAAATATCGGCTTCACCGATGGCATCACCTGTTTGAGCGGTGGTTGTTTCAGAGACATCATCAAGGTCGCCATCAAGGGAAAGTTCTTCTTCAGCACCACGCTCATCAACACTTGCATCCGAATCGGCCGCCATATCAAGTTCAGGCGCGACCTCATCAATTTGTTCGACAGGCTGGGACAGGTCGTCCGACTGATCATCCCCACCAGCTGAGCGACGACGAGCCATCAAACCAAGGCCCACCAACAAAACAACAACCCCTCCGGCTGCGGCCAGGTAAATGGGGTTCTGAAGAACCTGATCAAGCAATGACGGTTCTTCCACTACAGGGGTTGGTTTAGCAACTTCGGGTTTTGGAGGTACTGGCTCAGGTTTGGGCTCTGGAGTCGGCTCCTCCACCTTAGGTTCTGGCTTAGGCATTGGAACGGCTACAGAAGAATCACCAGACTCTGGTGTCACAGCTGGCTGCTGCCCAGCATCTACTGGCTCTTCCGCATAATTATAATCAACCTCTTCAGGGCTTTCGCTCTGTGTAGCCAATTGGGCCTGAAGAGCCGCCAGCTGCTCGTCTTTAAGCGACAACAGGCGCTGCAAGGTTTCAATCTGCTCTTCAAGCTCACCTAGCTGACTACTGGTTTCGCCGCTTTCACGAAGTGCTTTATCGAGTTTTTCCTGAGTAATGGCCAGTTCATTTTGAAGCGCTTCGGTGTCGGCACCAGCCATGGCGCTGTCACTATCACTACC
Coding sequences:
- a CDS encoding phosphoribosylanthranilate isomerase — encoded protein: MDVTRVKVCGITRLEDAVAAIKAGVNALGFVFYPPSPRYISPIDAAAVIQKLPPFVTTVGLFVDTPELEVQAVIDQTRLDLLQFHGNESASYCNSFSRPFIKALRVRSHDQIAAEMTLYPDALGLLLDTYKKGVPGGTGEVFNWDLVPPSLQPIILAGGLDAANVGQAIASVRPYAVDVSGGVEAAPGIKDHQKILAFTREVASVRY
- the truA gene encoding tRNA pseudouridine(38-40) synthase TruA: MINEVNEGAGSVDSALRRYAASVQYDGADYHGWQAQRSGIASVQRHVESAFGSVANHEVSVVCAGRTDSGVHASHQVIHFDSPAKRTPRGWAFGANANLPDDIAINWVQEVDPDFHARFSAVYRRYRYVILNQPTRSAILPRGVTWNYRPLDVDKMEEASRCLLGEHDFSSYRAVGCQAKSPVRTITDLKVQRFGSLIVIDVQANAFLHHMIRNIAGVLMAIGSGKEPVSWAQEVLDHKDRARGGVTAPPYGLYFVDVGYPEQFSLPRPGILGPMFLGPLLA
- a CDS encoding FimV/HubP family polar landmark protein, producing MVRKLVLAMAAAGALSSTTAQALGLGDITLRSGLNQPLSAEIELIELKGLGQSEVLPSLASREDFTLAGVERDFFLTNLKFKTIVRADGSAYVEVSSRKPVREPYLNFLLELHWPNGRLLREYTLLLDPPTFTDEIPAPVAPPAAKPVDPVASSKPAMPTAKPDSKPAMKPAEPAKAMTPEQPRVDSADLGGGTYTTSSNDTLWEIAATNRPSRDVSIQQTMVAIQQINPDAFIKQNINLLKKGQVLRLPNLDEVERLTQRQAIAEVAVQNQQWRDQRNLGAPQLDASRRDSVESETPKETDDGKLSLASASQTGENTSGSDSDSAMAGADTEALQNELAITQEKLDKALRESGETSSQLGELEEQIETLQRLLSLKDEQLAALQAQLATQSESPEEVDYNYAEEPVDAGQQPAVTPESGDSSVAVPMPKPEPKVEEPTPEPKPEPVPPKPEVAKPTPVVEEPSLLDQVLQNPIYLAAAGGVVVLLVGLGLMARRRSAGGDDQSDDLSQPVEQIDEVAPELDMAADSDASVDERGAEEELSLDGDLDDVSETTTAQTGDAIGEADIYIAYGRYNQAVELLTNAIVKEPSRSDLRVKLLEAYAEMKDAPAFVKQENELSALGDSIAMQEAESLKAKFPAGALEAAGSGVAGAEGLDVDDLDEALSLDDLSAGEDAAEFSLDDLEVDTAEDDFMQLAGSDAEDSLDFGLDSKEELSLDDPLELDSSLDVDINNLDEVDDNEFTLDNELTLDAENDEFDLGDLEAGITEEPDAELDLSLGGEPEADDLEELGLDLTEDLAAEAEVPAELDDEFDLSLDDPEAPAEESLGEELFDASDDKGLPDIEFELGDAEEDLAADLELEAEPDLEVAMDADVSVAENVAEPAKGDLDLSEIDSDSADDFDQLAEGLASGSDMAALDAATESLASEFEVEGEDSMDEEFDFLAGTNETSTKLDLARAYVDMGDVDGARDILEEVLKEGDEAQLKEAQGLLDQIG